Proteins found in one Pempheris klunzingeri isolate RE-2024b chromosome 6, fPemKlu1.hap1, whole genome shotgun sequence genomic segment:
- the lingo3a gene encoding leucine-rich repeat and immunoglobulin-like domain-containing nogo receptor-interacting protein 3a gives MGLSLSQDVGWPLPFLFLLLMITVSPTQGQGCPQRCECIVKLKTVSCYGKRLSALPDGIPLDTKILDLSGNKLRWVEHGDLLPYQRLEKLDLSENMISVLEPNAFSSLQNLQSLSLRGNQLKLVPMGAFSRLSNLTSLDLSGNKIVILLDFTFQDLKSLKNLEVGDNDLVYISNKAFLGLVGLRELTIERCNLTSVSSQSLSYLHNLVTLRLRFLSISTLEDQNFRKLGNLRGLEIDHWPFLEYISPHSLQGLNLSWLSITHTNITSVPTSALRSLAHLTSLNLSYNPISVLESWALRDLVRLKELHLVNTNLVAVQPYALGGLRQIRLLNLSTNSLVTLEEGAFQSVNTLETLRLDGNPLACDCRLLWILQRRKTLNFDGASPVCMTPVEVQGRALNAFSDSALFDHFTCQKPKIRNRKLQQISAREGQVVSFICRAEGEPTPVIFWISPQRRRITTKSSGRLTVLPEGTLEIRYAQVTDSGTYICIASNAGGNDTYFATLTVSGLPLDAALMANRTYYAGDLNDTNLNDTRVFLKFTLDLKTILISTAMGCIMFLGVVLFCFILLFVWSRGRGQHKNNFSVEYSFRKVDGPAASGGQGGARKFNMKMI, from the coding sequence ATGGGGCTGAGTTTGAGCCAGGATGTAGGCTGGCCCCTGCCTTTCCTGTTCTTGCTGCTGATGATCACAGTGTCACCCACCCAGGGTCAAGGATGTCCCCAGCGTTGTGAGTGCATTGTAAAACTCAAGACTGTGTCCTGCTATGGTAAACGTCTGTCTGCACTGCCCGATGGCATCCCACTGGACACCAAGATCCTGGACCTAAGTGGGAATAAGCTTCGCTGGGTAGAGCATGGTGACCTGCTTCCATATCAACGTCTTGAAAAGCTGGATCTGAGTGAGAACATGATTAGTGTCCTGGAGCCGAATGCCTTTTCTAGTCTCCAGAACCTGCAGTCACTTTCACTGAGGGGTAACCAATTGAAACTGGTCCCCATGGGGGCTTTCTCGCGTCTCTCCAACCTAACTTCATTGGACCTCAGCGGGAATAAGATTGTAATTCTTTTGGACTTTACTTTCCAAGACCTGAAAAGTCTAAAAAACCTGGAAGTTGGAGACAATGATTTGGTTTATATCTCCAACAAGGCCTTTCTGGGTCTCGTGGGGCTGAGGGAGCTGACCATAGAGAGGTGCAACCTGACTTCCGTGTCCAGCCAGTCTTTGTCTTACCTGCATAACCTGGTGACTCTGCGGCTGCGCTTCCTCAGTATCTCCACCTTAGAGGACCAGAACTTCCGTAAGCTGGGAAACCTGCGGGGCCTCGAGATCGATCACTGGCCCTTTTTGGAGTACATTTCCCCCCACAGCCTGCAGGGTCTGAACTTGTCCTGGCTGTCTATTACACACACCAACATCACCTCTGTGCCCACCTCTGCTCTACGCAGTCTGGCTCACCTCACCAGCCTCAACCTCTCCTACAACCCTATCTCAGTGTTGGAGTCGTGGGCGCTTCGGGACCTTGTCAGGCTGAAGGAGCTGCATCTGGTCAACACAAACTTGGTAGCTGTGCAGCCATATGCGCTGGGTGGTCTGCGGCAAATCCGCCTCCTTAACCTCTCAACTAACAGCCTGGTGACCCTGGAAGAGGGAGCCTTTCAGTCCGTCAACACTCTGGAGACGCTGCGTCTGGATGGGAACCCTCTGGCCTGCGACTGCCGCTTGCTATGGATCCTTCAGCGCAGAAAGACCCTCAATTTCGATGGCGCCTCTCCAGTGTGTATGACGCCCGTCGAGGTGCAGGGACGCGCTCTTAATGCTTTCTCTGACTCGGCTCTCTTTGATCACTTTACTTGCCAGAAGCCCAAAATCCGCAACAGGAAACTGCAGCAGATATCTGCCAGGGAGGGGCAGGTTGTGTCGTTCATTTGCAGAGCAGAAGGTGAGCCAACACCTGTGATATTCTGGATCTCTCCCCAACGCCGTCGCATCACCACAAAGAGCAGCGGCCGCCTAACTGTGTTACCGGAAGGCACATTAGAGATACGTTACGCCCAGGTAACCGACAGTGGAACCTACATCTGCATAGCCAGCAATGCCGGTGGAAATGACACCTATTTTGCCACACTTACAGTTAGTGGGCTGCCACTAGACGCAGCCCTTATGGCCAACCGCACTTACTATGCTGGGGACCTTAATGACACAAATCTGAATGACACCAGAGTCTTCCTGAAGTTTACTCTGGACCTCAAGACCATCCTCATATCCACAGCTATGGGCTGTATCATGTTCCTGGGGGTGGTTCTCTTCTGTTTcatcctgctgtttgtgtggaGTCGAGGGAGAGGGCAGCACAAGAACAATTTCTCAGTGGAATACTCCTTCAGAAAGGTGGATGGACCCGCTGCCAGTGGAGGACAGGGTGGAGCACGCAAGTtcaacatgaaaatgatttga
- the LOC139202633 gene encoding NFIL3 like protein — MSSSGSPDGPGAAAPCQPSSSGCMELLLPVAQSSLLARGLLSLRACSSRASPVTRRKREMIPANRKDATYWDKRVKNNEAARRSREKRRLSDLMMQGQLLALNEENAELRARVLSLQYHSGPGAQRSHAGPAPIAASTLPSSPGPAHAPALFQTGLWSSPASVLSVSHPFEANIPCLSSTRGVGGLNAQSSYNCCTQRGIPPLLGPRVRSPRAVLEGGGSAEAELDAQLQVSSSDDIRSSASPHPTSPIRVFLPTPDTHPHASILSYPAQNWRLPYVGSNFLLPWRSPPAVYRGLPLYIEGRQGQALGEEADPRPGLKSRFSSAHAGLHLSPYGR; from the coding sequence ATGTCCAGCTCGGGGAGCCCTGACGGTCCTGGGGCCGCTGCTCCGTGCCAGCCCTCCTCCTCCGGCTGCATGGAGCTGCTCCTCCCGGTGgctcagtcctctctgctggcTCGAGGTCTCCTGAGTTTACGGGCCTGCAGCAGCCGCGCGAGCCCCGTTACGCGCCGCAAGAGGGAGATGATCCCCGCCAACAGGAAAGATGCCACCTACTGGGATAAGCGAGTGAAGAACAACGAGGCAGCCCGGCGGTccagggagaagaggaggctgaGCGACCTGATGATGCAGGGCCAGCTGCTGGCTCTGAACGAGGAGAACGCGGAGCTGCGGGCCCGAGTGCTCAGCCTGCAGTATCACAGCGGCCCGGGAGCACAGAGGAGCCACGCCGGTCCAGCACCCATAGCAGCCTCTACTTTGCCCTCATCACCTGGACCGGCTCACGCCCCTGCCCTCTTCCAGACAGGACTCTGGAGCAGCCCGGCCTCTGTCCTGAGTGTGAGCCATCCATTTGAGGCCAACATCCCCTGTTTAAGCTCAACTAGGGGCGTTGGTGGTTTAAACGCACAAAGTTCTTATAATTGTTGCACGCAGCGAGGCATACCCCCCCTCCTCGGGCCCCGTGTCCGCTCTCCCCGGGCAGTTCTGGAGGGCGGGGGGTCAGCGGAGGCAGAGCTGGATGCTCAGCTGCAGGTCTCCTCCAGCGACGACATCCGCAGCTCCGCGTCTCCCCATCCCACTTCTCCCATCCGAGTGTTTCTGCCAACACCCGACACACACCCCCATGCCTCCATCCTGTCGTATCCAGCTCAGAATTGGCGGCTGCCCTATGTGGGGAGTAACTTTCTGCTGCCATGGCGGTCTCCCCCGGCCGTCTACCGCGGCCTGCCGCTCTACATCGAGGGGAGACAAGGCCAGGCTCTCGGCGAGGAGGCAGACCCTCGACCGGGACTCAAGAGCCGGTTCAGCAGTGCACATGCAGGGCTGCACCTCAGTCCGTATGGACGCTAA